A section of the Dehalococcoidales bacterium genome encodes:
- a CDS encoding prepilin-type N-terminal cleavage/methylation domain-containing protein — protein MHLQDGAMNQKGFTLIEILVVMLVGGMVMAAALSITHHIFRGTDRTNSQTVALTDAAQAAHRIKKDLMMTQNTNLTYGGPPQSAVSLTWTDYTSSFGSSQQTPHSSAYALSDNNLLQRTYDGTVSIVGRSITSLGFTQDGQVITVAITATGPKPQQRMESIQFSIHMRPEVTQ, from the coding sequence ATGCACCTTCAAGACGGAGCGATGAATCAAAAAGGGTTTACTTTGATCGAGATACTGGTGGTGATGCTGGTGGGAGGCATGGTAATGGCGGCGGCTTTGTCTATCACCCACCACATTTTTCGGGGAACTGACCGTACCAACAGCCAGACGGTGGCGCTGACGGATGCCGCTCAAGCAGCGCACAGGATCAAGAAAGACCTGATGATGACCCAGAACACTAATCTGACTTACGGCGGTCCTCCGCAAAGCGCCGTTAGTCTGACATGGACTGACTACACCAGCAGTTTTGGAAGCTCCCAGCAGACCCCTCATTCCAGTGCTTATGCTCTGTCCGACAACAACCTGCTGCAGCGTACCTATGATGGCACGGTGAGCATTGTTGGCCGGAGCATTACCTCGCTGGGATTTACCCAGGATGGACAGGTCATCACTGTTGCCATTACAGCCACCGGCCCGAAGCCACAGCAAAGGATGGAAAGTATCCAGTTCAGCATCCATATGCGGCCGGAGGTAACGCAGTGA
- a CDS encoding prepilin-type N-terminal cleavage/methylation domain-containing protein: MKLLRKVSNRFFRGQAGLTLIEVVIALGILGVLGTGMLSAIDTGSRATRTLDEQVVASNLVSEYLEAIRESPYAETYDIDITHPSQYSVNVTTAFSDNGSAWVGTHTDEKLQKITITVSREGRPVLSVCTFKTER; encoded by the coding sequence ATGAAGCTCCTGCGAAAGGTCAGTAACCGTTTTTTCCGGGGTCAGGCAGGGCTGACCCTTATTGAGGTCGTCATCGCCCTGGGTATCCTGGGTGTTCTCGGCACCGGAATGCTGTCGGCTATTGATACCGGTTCCAGGGCAACCCGTACCCTTGATGAGCAGGTCGTCGCCTCAAACCTGGTCTCCGAATATCTGGAAGCCATCAGGGAAAGCCCCTACGCTGAGACCTATGATATTGACATTACTCATCCCTCTCAATACAGCGTGAACGTTACTACCGCTTTCTCTGATAACGGGAGCGCGTGGGTTGGTACTCATACTGATGAAAAACTGCAGAAGATTACGATAACGGTATCGCGGGAGGGGAGGCCGGTCCTTTCCGTATGCACCTTCAAGACGGAGCGATGA
- a CDS encoding type II secretion system F family protein — protein MAGITATPLKTKKLISYRYQASTIQGKIIKGTIKAVGEIEAERLLIGQGYHPLNVEVVPSMFSLEEALPSLFQIKPRDVIVFSRQLATLLKSGISLLPALEILQGQVTNSRAFKKILGSIVDDIGAGSSFTQSIAKHPNAFSEIYCRTVAVGEQTGNLELVLNRMGDYLERQGAVAKKVKGALTYPMMVLGVGLVVGVILMVVVMPQLLGMFESLNVELPLPTRILIGVTEILTGYPLYFLIGGAALGALALWLVKQPTGRRLLDRARLKAPLIGPPTLMGELARFTRTMSVLIAAGLSLQEIMELIPQSSDNRIIRDALNRVGDGLVLGEGLSEPMSRIDIFPPLLIQMVAVGEESNTLDFTLDVVADFYEVTAEEKTNSIVGMIGPLSTIFIALFVGLIAISVLMPMYAITGSFG, from the coding sequence GTGGCGGGAATTACTGCGACTCCGTTAAAAACGAAAAAGCTGATATCTTATCGCTACCAGGCATCTACTATCCAGGGGAAGATAATCAAAGGTACCATCAAGGCTGTTGGCGAGATTGAGGCGGAGCGTCTTCTCATCGGGCAGGGCTACCACCCCCTGAACGTAGAGGTCGTTCCCTCTATGTTCAGCCTGGAAGAAGCTCTGCCTTCTCTTTTTCAGATCAAGCCCCGGGACGTGATTGTTTTCTCCCGCCAGCTGGCCACGCTGCTCAAGTCGGGTATTTCTCTGCTCCCGGCTCTCGAAATCCTGCAGGGGCAGGTAACTAATAGCCGGGCTTTCAAGAAGATACTGGGTTCCATCGTTGATGATATTGGCGCCGGGAGTTCATTTACCCAGTCCATTGCCAAGCATCCCAACGCTTTCAGTGAAATCTATTGCCGGACGGTTGCCGTGGGAGAACAGACCGGTAATCTGGAATTAGTCCTGAACCGGATGGGTGACTACCTGGAAAGACAGGGGGCCGTTGCCAAGAAGGTAAAAGGGGCTTTAACCTATCCCATGATGGTGCTGGGTGTTGGCCTGGTTGTGGGCGTTATCCTGATGGTGGTGGTCATGCCCCAGTTGCTGGGGATGTTCGAATCTCTGAATGTGGAGCTTCCTTTACCGACCAGGATTCTCATCGGCGTGACTGAAATCCTGACCGGATACCCGCTCTATTTCCTGATAGGCGGGGCGGCACTGGGTGCCTTGGCGCTCTGGCTGGTCAAGCAGCCTACCGGCCGGCGTTTACTTGACCGGGCGCGTCTGAAGGCTCCGCTTATCGGCCCGCCCACCCTGATGGGCGAGCTGGCCCGTTTTACCCGCACCATGTCGGTATTGATCGCCGCCGGACTGAGTTTACAGGAAATAATGGAGCTGATACCCCAGTCCAGCGACAACCGGATCATCCGTGACGCTTTGAACCGGGTGGGTGACGGGCTGGTATTGGGCGAGGGTTTGTCTGAGCCGATGTCCCGTATTGATATTTTCCCTCCCCTCCTTATCCAGATGGTGGCGGTGGGTGAAGAGAGTAATACTCTGGATTTCACCCTGGATGTGGTCGCTGATTTCTATGAAGTTACCGCCGAGGAGAAGACCAATAGCATCGTGGGTATGATTGGTCCCCTCAGCACTATTTTTATCGCCCTGTTCGTTGGCCTGATTGCCATATCAGTTCTGATGCCGATGTATGCCATTACCGGCAGCTTTGGCTAG
- a CDS encoding GspE/PulE family protein: MEPPRITLPKDLGELLLEARMITEEKLKHVRELQAKDGEKIERILLQERLITPQQLAFFTSLQLRVPFVNLKREGVRPNAVAMVPEPLARKYSVIPIDIADGTLVVAMEDPRDIEALEELAALTRKRIEPVLSTSQDIQEMIDLNYRVGGEIEEQLSQIPTRYRSPQVKTAEARVSAEAIAQAPVVRAIDLLIKQAVRDRASDIHVEPQEDRLRVRYRIDGILQEVMSLPLSVHPPLLSRVKIMAGLNIAERRRPQDGQITFDMGDREIDLRVATTNTVYGEMVVMRILDKTFAFLPLPEIGFLPETLERYLRVVKSPFGMILISGPTGAGKTTTQYATVNQLDAVGRNIITIEDPVEYRFDNINQMQVSPATGLTFATGLRATMRLDPDVILVGEIRDAETAQIATQASLTGHLVLSSVHANDTVSVVFRMIDLGVEPFLLASAVVGVTAQRMVRRVCPYCSRPTPVSVDEQIAYEQEMGEKRSEFLVGAGCNFCANTGYLGRTGIFEVMVMSEPIRRLILGGGSSDDIRQQSTKEGMISLWHDGMMKVKMGLTTPYEVIRNVFSIG, encoded by the coding sequence ATGGAGCCACCAAGAATAACCTTGCCTAAAGACCTGGGTGAGTTGCTGCTTGAAGCCAGGATGATTACCGAGGAGAAACTGAAACACGTCCGGGAACTACAGGCCAAGGATGGAGAAAAGATTGAGCGCATCTTGCTGCAGGAACGCTTGATTACGCCGCAGCAACTGGCGTTCTTTACCAGCCTGCAATTGCGGGTTCCCTTTGTCAACCTGAAGAGAGAGGGCGTTCGACCTAATGCCGTAGCCATGGTTCCTGAGCCGTTAGCCAGGAAATATAGTGTTATCCCGATTGATATCGCTGATGGTACGCTGGTAGTAGCCATGGAAGACCCGAGGGATATCGAGGCGCTTGAGGAGCTGGCCGCCCTGACACGGAAAAGAATAGAGCCGGTGCTCAGTACTTCTCAAGATATCCAGGAAATGATCGACCTGAATTACCGGGTCGGCGGTGAGATTGAGGAACAGCTAAGTCAAATCCCCACCCGCTACCGCAGCCCGCAGGTTAAAACGGCTGAGGCACGGGTTTCGGCGGAAGCGATTGCTCAAGCTCCCGTGGTCCGCGCCATTGACCTCCTCATCAAGCAGGCGGTAAGAGACCGGGCGTCTGACATTCATGTTGAACCCCAGGAGGACAGGCTGCGTGTCCGTTACCGCATTGATGGTATCCTGCAGGAGGTGATGTCCCTGCCTCTCAGCGTTCATCCTCCGTTACTTTCCCGGGTCAAAATAATGGCCGGGTTGAACATCGCCGAGCGCCGCCGTCCTCAGGACGGGCAGATTACCTTTGACATGGGAGATAGAGAGATTGATTTGCGGGTGGCGACCACCAATACCGTTTACGGGGAAATGGTGGTAATGCGGATTCTGGACAAGACCTTTGCCTTTCTTCCCTTACCCGAGATTGGCTTTCTCCCGGAGACCCTGGAGAGATACCTGAGGGTAGTAAAAAGTCCTTTTGGTATGATATTAATCAGCGGTCCCACCGGCGCGGGTAAAACCACTACCCAATATGCCACCGTCAATCAGCTTGATGCCGTGGGGCGTAATATCATCACCATTGAAGACCCGGTAGAATACCGCTTCGATAATATTAACCAGATGCAGGTCAGCCCGGCTACCGGACTGACCTTCGCCACCGGGCTTAGAGCTACGATGAGGCTTGACCCCGATGTTATTCTGGTCGGTGAGATACGGGACGCTGAGACAGCACAGATTGCCACCCAGGCATCCCTTACCGGACACCTAGTGCTTTCTTCGGTTCACGCTAATGATACGGTCAGTGTTGTCTTCCGCATGATAGACCTGGGCGTGGAACCGTTCCTGCTGGCTTCAGCCGTTGTCGGTGTCACCGCCCAGCGCATGGTACGCCGCGTATGTCCCTACTGTTCCCGGCCTACTCCGGTCAGTGTGGATGAGCAGATAGCCTATGAACAAGAGATGGGTGAAAAGAGGTCTGAATTTTTGGTTGGCGCCGGCTGTAATTTCTGCGCCAATACCGGCTATCTGGGGCGTACCGGCATCTTTGAAGTCATGGTGATGAGTGAGCCGATAAGAAGGCTGATACTGGGTGGCGGCAGTTCTGATGATATTCGTCAGCAGTCCACCAAAGAAGGTATGATCTCACTGTGGCATGATGGCATGATGAAGGTTAAAATGGGACTTACCACCCCCTATGAGGTAATACGTAACGTTTTCTCTATTGGCTAA